One Clostridium novyi NT genomic window carries:
- a CDS encoding YlbF family regulator: MNIYDKVHELANELKECEEVKNFKKYKKAVEAKESSKKMVEDFRKVQLQAYSEQMEKGAASQETMEKLENIGKIISMDLDVSNYMQAEVKFGVLWEDIIKILGKAVDDDFVDHK; this comes from the coding sequence ATGAATATATACGATAAAGTACATGAACTTGCAAATGAGTTAAAAGAGTGTGAAGAAGTAAAAAACTTTAAAAAATATAAAAAAGCAGTAGAAGCAAAAGAATCAAGCAAGAAAATGGTAGAAGATTTTAGAAAAGTACAACTTCAAGCATATTCTGAACAAATGGAAAAAGGAGCTGCATCTCAAGAAACAATGGAAAAACTAGAGAACATAGGGAAAATAATTTCTATGGATTTAGATGTTTCAAATTATATGCAAGCTGAAGTTAAGTTTGGAGTATTGTGGGAAGATATTATAAAAATATTAGGAAAAGCAGTAGATGATGATTTTGTAGACCATAAATAA